The Linepithema humile isolate Giens D197 chromosome 2, Lhum_UNIL_v1.0, whole genome shotgun sequence genome has a segment encoding these proteins:
- the moody gene encoding G-protein coupled receptor moody isoform X1, with amino-acid sequence MESLDRNLDTFSMAGIMDNVATWMPRVTDNTTNSIVDVELSRFPKPLRTFAAVVAIIIMIIGLVGNLLTIVALCKYPKVRNVAAAFIISLCFADFVFCLLVLPFDSIRFVNASWTDVRFFCIFVPFLRYGNVGVSLLSVAAITINRYIMIAHHAIYSKVYKKYWIATMIVFCWLFSYGMQIPTLLGVWGKFDFDPNLETCSIVKDRYGYTSKTFLFIMGFLIPCMVIVGCYAKIFWVVHKSESRMRKHAGPTIKSPHTPGRDIRELKQKRSEWRITKMVLVIFLSFLACYLPITIVKVADAQVRCPECHVLGYLLLYFASCVNPIIYVIMNKQYRQAYAGVIGCTWIRMSLTPYGSSAPGGVGGGHQGHHQQDQDYSKDFSKTMVSTVSIAMNPVRGAQFQEEP; translated from the exons AG ATTTCCGAAGCCTTTGAGGACTTTCGCAGCGGTAGTGGCCATCATCATCATGATTATTGGTCTGGTTGGCAATCTACTGACGATCGTTGCTCTTTGTAAATATCCCAAAGTTCGCAACGTTGCGGCAGCTTTTATCATaag TTTATGTTTCGCGGACTTCGTGTTCTGCCTGCTGGTGCTGCCGTTTGATTCCATTCGGTTTGTCAACGCCAGCTGGACGGATGTACGATTCTTCTGCATTTTCGTGCCTTTTTTGAGGTACGGAAACGTCGGCGTCAGTCTTCTGTCTGTCGCAGCTATTACTATCAATAG ATATATTATGATAGCGCATCATGCTATATACAGCAAAGTTTATAAGAAATACTGGATCGCCACGATGATAGTCTTCTGCTGGTTGTTTTCTTACGGAATGCAGATACCAACACTATTAGGAGTGTGgg GAAAGTTTGACTTCGATCCTAATCTGGAGACCTGCTCCATCGTGAAGGATCGTTACGGTTACACTTCCAAGacgtttctttttatcatGGGATTTTTGATACCCTGCATGGTGATCGTCGGCTGCTACGCCAAAATATTCTGGGTGGTACACAA ATCTGAATCGAGGATGCGAAAGCACGCGGGACCGACGATAAAGTCGCCGCACACGCCCGGCAGAGACATCAGAGAGCTAAAGCAAAAGCGCAGCGAGTGGAGGATCACGAAGATGGTGCTGGTGATCTTCCTCAGCTTTCTCGCGTGCTATCTGCCGATCACTATCGTCAAGGTGGCCGACGCGCAGGTCAGATGTCCCG AGTGTCACGTTCTGGGATATCTGCTGTTGTACTTTGCGTCGTGCGTGAACCCGATCATCTACGTGATCATGAACAAGCAGTACAGGCAGGCGTACGCCGGCGTGATCGGCTGCACGTGGATAAGGATGAGTCTGACACCGTACGGCAGCAGTGCGCCGGGCGGCGTCGGCGGCGGTCATCAGGGCCACCATCAGCAGGACCAAG ACTATTCGAAAGATTTCAGTAAAACGATGGTATCGACGGTTTCTATCGCCATGAATCCTGTGCGAGGTGCGCAATTCCAAGAAGAGCCGTGA